The genomic window AATAGCAAAACCTATGCGGCAAAATGAACTATTACAGGATGCATATTTAAAGTGGGGGACCACACATATAGGCGTATAATGTATGTataacacacaaaaccacaagtGAACGCGTCACTTTCATGACCTATATTTGATAACAGAGCATTTGGTGCCACCCTGCGGAGAAAAGGTGCAGCACACTAAGCCTTGGCCTTGTCGAGTAAAAGAAGGATGCTAACCTAGTTCTGCTAAACGTCACTGGTCTCCAGGCGCCCACTGAAAAACCTCTCCTGCACTGATAAATTTGTATTAACCAACTGACTGTCACTGGTCTGTTTTGCAGCATCCATGTGACGTCATCAGCAGGCGACTTTATTTACTTCTGGTCCAGTTagccgctgctgctctgctgctgctgcagctgctgcaatgGAAGTAAACAGGGACGAAGCGGAGCGCTGCATTGACATTGCGATTGCGGCCTTAAACAATCACCAGTCGGAGAAGGCGCAGAGGTTTCTGGAGAAGGCGCAGAGACTCTTCCCGACAGAGAAAGCCAAGGGTAAGttaaaatggctgctgctgctgcgccttGCAGGTGATGCTGCAGCCCCGGCGGCGGcaagagcagcagcatcacctgCATCCCGGATGAAGTGCGCATGTAGCCGAGGCCTTTGATAGCATATCGGCTACCTCCATATTGGTTTTTTTGTTAGGAAAATTCAACTGCTCACATAAAAcaatgtttctgttgtttttatagtTGTTGTTTACTCCTCCGGAGAGGTTCACAAAGAGTTATAGATTACTTGATTACTAAATTATAACACAGGCCCTCAAAACTTCCACCTCTAGACAACAAACAAACGAGAAACATAGTAGCCCCACTGACAAACATCCACAATacttatttttgtaaaaaaccTAGATATCAGTAAAGGACTTTAAAAGCATTGTTCTAAGGCCCTCATGAATGTGGTAAGAAATCAATAACCTGTACAATCAAATTTGTTTATCAAATTTGTGATCAGCTGAATATTTGTCTCTGATTGTACACTAACATTTAATCTCTTCTAGTATTGCTGGATCTAATAGCAAAGAATGGATTTTCACCTGGACAAGGTGGCCAGTCCAACTTCGGCGGAGTTCCAGGGCCTCAGCAGTGGCAGAGCACCAGCGAGGACACCAGACCTGAAGAAAAGCCTTCAGACACGTCAAAATCCTACACGGCTGATCAGTTAGACGCTGTGAGGAGGTATGCAAGATATTtgaaaagttgtgttttttgctgGAGAAATTGTGGCATGTGACATTTTAAGTGTATTTCCTCTGTACAGGATAAAATATTGTAAAGACTTCTATGAAATTCTTGGGGTCCAAAAAGATGCCTCTGAGGATGAACTGAAAAGATCATATAGAAAGCTTGCTTTGAAATTCCATCCAGACAAGAATCATGCCCCAGGTGCCACAGAGGCATTTAAAGGTATTCAAATAAAGGTATTTATTCCTTTTATTGTaattcttaaaaaaacaaaacaataactcTATACATGTCCATTTCAACAGCTATCGGTAATGCATATGCAGTTCTAAGTAACGTTAACAAAAGAAGACAGTATGATCAATGCGGAGAGGAAAGAAGACATTGCTCAGGACACGGTGCAGACGACGGAACCTTCGATCCAGATATCTCACCTGAAGACCTCTTTAATATGTTCTTTGGAGGAGGTTACCCTTCAAGTTAGtaacacattcagtgtttgtgtcactATTATCACTTGTGATCATGTGTATATGAAGTGCCAGATGTGTTGCAATTATCCAGGTAATGCCCATGTGCACACTAATGGGCGGATGCGTTTCCAAAGGCGGGAGAGAAGAGAGCGACAGCGGGATGTAAGTTTAATTCAATGCAGTTTTCCATGTTAACCAGCAGGGGGAAGTCATGAGTTACGTTTGACTATGGTCTGTTCTGTTGCAGGGAGGCCTTGCACTCTTCGTGCAGGTTATGCCCATCCTCATCCTGGTCATTGTGTCCGCTCTTAGTCAGATTATGGTCAACAGCCCCTCCTACAGCCTCAGCTTCAGGCCGTGAGTGTGAAGAACATTTGCAAGGGATTTAGAGAATCCAATTCAATTTAGAATTGATTGATTTTTCAGTTCTTTGATTTGGAAACAACATCTTGATTCCGCATcattttgttcttgtgtgtttgctgggTTCATGTGTCTGGCCTTTGTGTTTCAAATCTTTTGTGTTCTTTTCTGTCTGTGAGTCATTCTCAGCTCTGAGTCATGTTAACAGAGACAGACGGTGCCAGATCTGTCACTTTCCTGCTGCATTCTGTCCCATGATATCTCCCCCACACTGTCCTATTTTCTCACAGGTCAGCAGGTTACTCACAGAAGAGACTGACAGAGAACCTGAAGGTGCCATATTATGTGGGGGAGCAGTTCTCCAAAGAGTTCACTGGTGTGAATCTGAAAAATCTGGAGCGCACTGTGGAGGATGATTATATCTCCAACCTTCGCAACAATTGTTGGAAGGAGAAACAACAAAGTATGTTTGTTTGATTTAACCATGAGAATATGTTCTAATTTTCTCTTCTTGTATGTTTcatgactttttttgtgtggtttCCAACAGAGGAAGGCATGCTGTACAGAGCGCGTTATTTTGGAGACAGTGAACTGTACCAGAGAGCACAGAGGGCTCGCACACCAAGCTGCGCCAAGCTGTCCGAGATCACAGCTTCTTTACATGGTTGAGGATGCATTGAAAGCAAGTAAAGAGGATTTCTACATTTCAAACAGACTGATTGTCTCAATCTGAATCTCTTTTCTTCTTGTCTTCAGGGTTCCAGAATCACCACAAAAGATTACAGGCTGTAAATACTTAAGCTTTAACAACCAATTCCCTCCAACTGAGCAAAAAAAAGTGGCTCAAACCATGTGAGCGAACATCAAATATGTGAAATTAAAATACAACGGTAAAGGTTTTAAATGTAAGAATCACTTGGAATCTGTTGCCATGAACCGAACTGCTGTCAGCAGACATGTTGGGCATTAATTCAATCAattacacagcagctgaagtATATGAAGTAGTTTTTACTGCCAGGTATGTTGTACTATGGCTGAGAAACCACAGTAAAGGCTTTTCTTTGTACTGTTTACCTGAATATTAGATATTATGGCAATGCTGTTTAATTCAGTTGAATGTTACTAAGCAACCAATAGCAGATCCATGCTGCACAGTAAGCttcaacaaacacactgatgatgcGCGCTCGCTGTCTTCTAAGTAGGTCTGAACATCACTGTATGATCTAATTGATGGAGGACAATAAATGTCAGAATTGATATGCATCTAGGTTATGCTTACAtgctatatttttttcttttacaattAAATGTTTACACAGTTTTACACAGGCTTTTAGCATAACAAAGTAGTCTAACTGCATCATTGTTAGCTAGTAgaaaaacattacacacatctTCTTTCTTGTATCAGGAAACCAACTAAAGTTGAATGATAACTAGCAAACTAAGCTCAAACAAAACTACACAGCTACCCTGCATGGATCTGATTTGGGGTTACTTTTTAACATTAGCTGACAGAGCCATTTGTAAACAGAAAGCTTGCCAAATTGCTGGATCTGTGCAGATGGTATTTTTTGGTGACAACATTACTAAGAAATCAATGTAGtgctagccagctagctgtctCATAGCTATACTGCATTGAAGTGAAATGTAAACAGCAAGCCAGATAATTTACTGACCAGATTAGATGGCGGTTTGATTTAATTGAATCCAAAATGGCAGTACTTTCCTATGCTAGGTAGCTAGCACTTAATATGTTAGCAGACCACTGTTAGCACCACATCCTTTGTATTTTcctatatatatacatatatatgtctGCAGCCTACTGAGAAATGGAATTTCTTACATGTAGAACctttaaatattgttttgaaACTGAAAGCCATTTAACATATCCTGCTGATGTTTGAATGACCTTTTGGCAGCTGTGATGCTGGCAAAAGACACTTCATGAGAATGAAAAGCCGAACATAGTTAGGTCATACTGAGACTATTTATGTAGCAGATTCCACAAGCTTCCTCTCCTTATTTTTTGCACACACGTCAGATCATTGGACTGATTTGACATAATGCACATTCACAAACTATGCAGGAAAATTGTGAAACCtctgatgaacacacactcatgtctAGAGTTTGTCAGACACTTGAACAAGCATCTTCTTCTGCTGTGTGCGTGAGATAACTATTAGAAAACATCCCTGTCACTTTTGCCTCTTTTAATTGTATTTAAGATGGAATAGTGTAACTTCACAGTAAACGCCAAGAGACTGAGACATGTGCCTACCCACAAAGTGGGACTTTAATGTCActgatgggggaaaaaaaaaacaatgttgatCACACTTTTTAAGTTTATAGTATgctatttattatttgtattatttatttaaggaCTAGACTATCGGTACAGACCTTGATGCTCACCCTTTTCATGTTTTTACTCcctgaatgaaaataaatatggaTGCTGAAACGTGTTGTATGTGACTGGTTTGCTCTGtgcagaggagggggaggagccgCAAAAGCTCAGTCAGCATATTTGGCTTAGAAAAAAGTGTGCCGGCTGGCCAGCTGACTGAAAGTGGGAACTGGAAACATGGCTGTGTGCACGTTCACAGGCCGGTATGAAATGATTTGCCCCCTTTGgaaagcagacaaaggaaggCAATAATGGGTTGCTGCAAAGTCATATAAGATATGAGCCTGCAATGTCACCCATATTTTAACTTTAGCTTAAACTAAGGCTAAAAGCCTGTGTGGCAACACAGAACAGATAGCATGAGGAAAAGCCCTTTTAATGTTCATTCCTTTAATCTGATGAATGTTATGTAATGCTTTCTAGCAAAGAGCTTTAAAAGCACAGCACAGATACAGAAATGACGTCTATAAGAGGTAAAAATCCATCAGGAAGGCACCCTTTTAGAGTACTTTTGTTGTCTCCTGGGCACCAAGGAAgacagacaaaataaataaatgcatatttatttatttttgggtCATCAAAGCCCCAGGTGGAACCTTTAAGAGGTTTCTTTGAAGTTGCTTTAAATAGAATGCAGAGGACAGGGACCACAGAAAAAACGTGAGCACAGACCGAGCATGTAGACCATGTAGTCCGGCCCTGATTAGTGATTCATAATATATGACACTTCATgaaaaaagacaacagaaaagatattgttataaaaaaataatttattacCATGAAAGTACAAAAACAGTGCAATGAGTATTTGAATATCAAATAAAGAGGAAAGCTGGACCGtttcacacaaaaacaggatCACACTTGAAAATGCTTACACACTATGCGTGTAGGCCTGGACTCTTAAACTGAAGGTTCTTCAGTTTGCGTCCAAGTACGGTAGATCAAACGGCCAcgtataaaaaagaaagaatgcaATGATGATAACAATATAGCTAGCTGCCACAGTATGGTTTCCATAGAAACTGAGGTACACACTTGCAAAAAATACCTATTTACCAGACATAGCATAATGGTGACACTTTAAAAATAGGAAGatcagtgagcagcagctgctccaggtACCATAAACATGAGCTCCTTTACAATGGGAACCGCAGGCTACATCATGACAGTCCATCCTTACACTTCAGAGGGAATCACATACGTGTAGTTACAGTTATAAGGCCCTTCTGTGAGCTTTTTCTGTCCCTTTTGCATTGCATTTCTCAACATTCCTCAATGAGCAGCTCTTCAGAACAATACAGTTTCTTCTTGATCACACGGAAACCAGTGCTAAGTTTAATAGCTTGTCTCACCACTGGAGTGGAAGGAGACTTTGTGCTAAAAAGTCCTTGAATTTTAGGCCACAGGCCGCCTGACTCGAGCCTCAACACCAGAGTCAGCTCAAAGGTGGGGACCAGGTAGGGGTCTACAGATAGCTGTCCCATGCTTTCACACACTGGCCCCTGCTCCACACAGAGGTCAATGAGAGCCCCTCTCAAACCGCAGGGCTCACTAGCTGCCAGGTGGAGGAGCTCCTGTCCGATGTGCTCCAGAAGTTTCTCAGGAATGAGCAGTTTGGTGCACCTTAAGGCGCAGTCTGAGTCTTTGGCTTCTCTGAGGCTTCGTGCAATAAGGTCCACCACTTCTTTTAGGATCATCTCCTCCATTGGATCATAAAACAGGTCATCGTTAGAGGGACAAAGATCACCGGAGACATCTGATcctgaagaagaaacaggacAGGTTAAAGATCTtgaaacacacataaagaagACAAAGGATTAGAGAGGTTTGAAGGGCTGTTTACCTGAGTCCGAGAGGTCACTCCTGCTGCCGTTGTTGGACCCCGACTCAATGCTGCTGCTAGGAGATGTGCTGAAATCAGCCAGTCTTTGGACCAGTTTGCCCCAGGACAGCCTTCTGGGACTGCTGTCCACTGGAGAAGGAGGTGAGGTGCCCATATCGGTGGGTGTAAAGAGATCAGGCATGCTGGTCCTCTCCGTGTATTGCACAGTATCAGCTGCTCTTGGTTCAGCCGCTTATGAGGAAACAAAGAAAGCAGATAAGCATTCAACTACTGACATTCATTCCTACCATTATTCACagtttaacattaaaatgaaacacaaatggctggaatttaatttattttgcaGCAACTGAAATGTATGCAGCAACAACATTTTTAATTGACATTTCCTAGGATCTGTTTCACTTCAAATTAGCTATGACAAAACTGGCAAACAAAATACTTACAGTTAAGATTGAAGTCTTCGTTGTTACAGTTGGCTGTAGCTGTAGAAAATGAGTTCTTGAGTCGTTATTGTCTGCAAGAGCTACTGTCTGGAAACTTCCGCCTCTCGTCTGTTCCCCTCACCAGCTGCCAAGCTCTGCAGTCTTGTCCTGCAACAATGTTTATATATGGCCTCGTTAGACCACGCCCCTTCAGCCGAGAGAGCCAATCAAAAAGAGAGGCACGCCATCTGAGCTGTGTCTTGCCTGGTAACATGCCAGCAGAGaagaaagacaaacaggaggatgaggagggggggTTGGGGTGATGAATAGCAGACCACGGTGTTGTTGTGCAAATGTACAGAGACTTGCCTGGACTTGCAAGGATCATATTGTCTTTATGTTATttctttataatataatataaaggTATTTATATACTGCTCTGCTGTTATGTGCAGTTGTTCCTCGCAGTGCAGATTAAAGTCCACTGCAGGGCCGGGCTCAGCTGGCTCAGTGTTGCATTGAACATTACGTCACCTGTTTTGCTCAACCATTACATCAGAATTTTTTATCTGCACCAGAGagatgaaaacaacacacagtgagCTACATGGTATCACACTGGCATTTACATCATTAAAAATGTTGTGAGAaatgagtgtgtgaatgtgtgtgtgtgtgacacttttCTTTTGCAGCAattcatgtattcatgtctccctatattatattttatattctattattattatatttatttaacagcCATTGTTATGAAttaaacagcagagctgatTTCATGGAGCAAGTTCCGGAACATGAGTGAATGTgaataacagaaaaacacatagcTGCAGTGTTTCTGTAGGATGTTGTTTGCATACTGGAGAGCAGCCAGATATATGCTGCACGTGAGTAGGCGTGGGATAGACTGTACTGTGCTGGAGAGGAACTGAAAGACATAAACACGTGTGGGTACAGTATGTTCTCAGGGGGATGTTTTAAGTTTTGgtaggcaaaaaaaacaactttcttTTAACAACAAAATCTTAACTAGTAAAAAGTACGAAAGGCCTcagtacaaagaaaaaaaaacattctgagcAACAAGTTATAAAATGGATTCCTTGAAAGTGTGTTATAAAACAAACTATTGACCTCTGGAAAAGGAAATTTAAGCTGTAGCTGAAGGCGtgtcctgcaaaaagaaaaagaaaaaaacatccaggGCCGTCTTTACAGTGAGAACAGTACATTCTGTATTGTCCCACCCTTCATTTGTCTGAAAACAATCATTCCCTGAGCAAGACACCAAGATCTGCATGTTTCCTTGAGGTCGGTGCGATAGAAGAAAGACACGAAAACAACCACATCACTAAAGACTTCAAATGAACATCAAGATTTAGTCATCTGTGTACGTACGATATATCGATATACGATATATCCACCAGGCAAA from Parambassis ranga chromosome 19, fParRan2.1, whole genome shotgun sequence includes these protein-coding regions:
- the dnajb12b gene encoding dnaJ homolog subfamily B member 12b produces the protein MEVNRDEAERCIDIAIAALNNHQSEKAQRFLEKAQRLFPTEKAKVLLDLIAKNGFSPGQGGQSNFGGVPGPQQWQSTSEDTRPEEKPSDTSKSYTADQLDAVRRIKYCKDFYEILGVQKDASEDELKRSYRKLALKFHPDKNHAPGATEAFKAIGNAYAVLSNVNKRRQYDQCGEERRHCSGHGADDGTFDPDISPEDLFNMFFGGGYPSSNAHVHTNGRMRFQRRERRERQRDGGLALFVQVMPILILVIVSALSQIMVNSPSYSLSFRPSAGYSQKRLTENLKVPYYVGEQFSKEFTGVNLKNLERTVEDDYISNLRNNCWKEKQQKEGMLYRARYFGDSELYQRAQRARTPSCAKLSEITASLHG
- the ddit4 gene encoding DNA damage-inducible transcript 4 protein, translated to MPDLFTPTDMGTSPPSPVDSSPRRLSWGKLVQRLADFSTSPSSSIESGSNNGSRSDLSDSGSDVSGDLCPSNDDLFYDPMEEMILKEVVDLIARSLREAKDSDCALRCTKLLIPEKLLEHIGQELLHLAASEPCGLRGALIDLCVEQGPVCESMGQLSVDPYLVPTFELTLVLRLESGGLWPKIQGLFSTKSPSTPVVRQAIKLSTGFRVIKKKLYCSEELLIEEC